From the genome of Desulfovibrio gilichinskyi, one region includes:
- a CDS encoding M48 family metalloprotease, producing MTTTKSPVDISRRQALKFIAGGTLGVLAGCAVNPVTGEQQLMLVSQQEEIQLDKQNAPHQFSADYGPVQDSEVNTYVNQVGQSIAAISHRPDMPYTFRCVNANYVNAYAFPGGSIACTRGIMLKLENEAELAALLGHEIGHVNARHTAARMSTSMATQGVLAVGVGVLSSQGSDLAPLASQVGTVGASLLLANYSRADERQADSLGMSYMDKAGYDTDGMVDLMAMLNKLHKTDPSFIQQMFASHPMSEERYADAVKKRNTVYAKKHGKILRERYMDNTASIRKIAPAIEEMQKGEESMNNKAFTDAEKHFSKALTIAPDDYVGLLLMSKCKMAQDKNTEALQFANRAKSVYPAQAQALQIAGVLNINTKQYNQALNDFNEYNKILPGNSIITFFKGVSYEALGNRRMAASEYYKFLQNNREGKYAQFANSRLNSWGYAQ from the coding sequence ATGACTACGACTAAAAGCCCAGTAGATATATCCAGAAGACAAGCATTAAAATTTATTGCAGGAGGAACTCTAGGAGTTCTTGCCGGATGCGCAGTAAATCCTGTGACCGGAGAGCAACAGCTCATGCTGGTTTCACAGCAGGAAGAGATTCAGCTCGATAAGCAAAACGCCCCTCATCAATTCTCCGCCGACTACGGCCCTGTGCAGGACAGCGAAGTCAATACGTACGTTAATCAGGTGGGACAATCTATCGCGGCCATCAGTCACAGACCTGACATGCCCTATACTTTCCGCTGCGTTAACGCCAACTATGTCAACGCTTATGCATTCCCGGGCGGCAGTATTGCCTGCACCCGCGGCATTATGCTCAAGCTTGAAAACGAGGCGGAACTCGCCGCCCTGCTTGGTCACGAAATAGGTCACGTAAATGCAAGGCATACGGCCGCGCGCATGAGCACCAGCATGGCAACCCAGGGAGTTCTGGCCGTCGGAGTAGGAGTTCTTTCATCACAGGGCAGCGACCTCGCCCCTCTGGCCTCACAAGTGGGCACAGTAGGCGCGAGCTTACTGCTCGCCAATTATTCCCGCGCGGACGAACGTCAGGCGGACAGCCTCGGAATGAGTTATATGGATAAAGCAGGATATGATACGGATGGTATGGTCGATCTTATGGCCATGCTCAACAAACTGCATAAAACCGATCCGTCATTCATACAGCAGATGTTTGCCTCCCATCCTATGAGCGAAGAACGTTACGCAGACGCAGTTAAAAAAAGAAACACCGTATACGCAAAGAAACACGGTAAAATTCTGCGAGAACGTTATATGGACAACACCGCATCCATTCGCAAAATAGCTCCGGCTATTGAGGAAATGCAAAAAGGTGAAGAATCCATGAACAATAAAGCTTTTACCGATGCGGAAAAACATTTTTCCAAAGCACTCACCATTGCGCCGGATGATTATGTCGGCCTTCTGCTCATGTCCAAATGCAAAATGGCTCAGGACAAAAATACTGAAGCTTTGCAATTCGCAAATCGGGCGAAAAGTGTTTACCCTGCACAGGCTCAGGCTCTCCAGATTGCAGGTGTGCTGAATATCAACACAAAACAATATAATCAGGCTCTAAACGATTTTAATGAATATAACAAAATATTGCCCGGAAACTCTATCATAACGTTCTTCAAAGGAGTTTCCTACGAAGCTTTAGGGAACCGCCGTATGGCAGCCAGTGAATACTACAAATTCCTCCAGAACAATCGTGAAGGAAAATATGCGCAGTTTGCTAACAGCAGGCTGAATTCTTGGGGATATGCGCAGTAA
- a CDS encoding HDOD domain-containing protein, with translation MTTSTHSIDYDIKKAADQYAERIFCQSDDKCEIVSMLKADAQKRVYHDMVNYPDEFKDKPKLLHVEPWDGKKPSGPRDFLSKKTVVLPSLPQILIQIKRVINDPKSTADDLVAIINKDPKLVASVLRLANSEAFNLSATIDTPSKAVALLGVQKAGLLALGTVSFSMFKKSKIAVLELEKFWKHSIACGIIAQEIARTANLGDPEPFFVSGLLHDIGVHVIFESERSLAVELIRIANEKQISFYDAEVEVLGFNHAVLGGILSQDWELPPNLVKAAAGHHDPETIKIDIEAAVIHVADYFASALGYELGLSLVIGSLDKNALKTIGITPSQFTELIPKLRVLIDETFKTLNQD, from the coding sequence ATGACTACCAGCACTCATTCTATCGACTATGATATTAAAAAAGCAGCAGACCAATATGCTGAAAGAATCTTCTGCCAATCTGATGACAAATGCGAGATTGTGAGCATGCTGAAAGCAGATGCTCAAAAACGGGTTTACCATGACATGGTTAATTATCCGGATGAGTTCAAAGATAAACCTAAGCTTTTACATGTTGAACCATGGGATGGTAAAAAGCCTTCAGGCCCTCGAGATTTTTTAAGTAAAAAGACTGTTGTCCTTCCATCTCTGCCACAGATTTTAATTCAAATTAAACGGGTAATTAACGATCCTAAAAGTACTGCCGATGACCTTGTAGCCATAATCAACAAAGACCCTAAACTTGTTGCGTCTGTTCTGCGCCTTGCAAACAGTGAGGCTTTCAACTTAAGTGCGACAATTGATACACCAAGCAAAGCTGTTGCGCTTTTGGGCGTACAAAAAGCGGGACTGCTGGCTCTTGGAACAGTCTCATTCAGCATGTTTAAAAAATCTAAAATAGCGGTTCTTGAACTTGAAAAATTCTGGAAACATTCCATTGCCTGCGGGATTATTGCGCAGGAAATTGCCCGCACGGCAAATCTAGGAGATCCTGAACCTTTTTTTGTATCGGGCCTCCTCCACGACATTGGAGTTCATGTAATTTTTGAAAGTGAAAGAAGCCTTGCAGTTGAACTTATTCGCATTGCTAACGAAAAACAAATAAGTTTTTATGATGCAGAAGTGGAAGTGCTGGGATTTAATCATGCTGTACTTGGAGGTATTCTCAGCCAAGATTGGGAACTTCCGCCAAACCTTGTAAAAGCTGCTGCAGGGCATCATGATCCGGAAACAATCAAAATTGACATTGAAGCGGCAGTTATTCATGTAGCCGATTATTTTGCCAGTGCTCTTGGTTATGAACTTGGATTATCTTTAGTTATAGGAAGTTTGGATAAGAATGCATTAAAAACTATCGGGATAACTCCATCTCAATTTACTGAGCTGATACCCAAATTGAGAGTTTTAATAGATGAGACTTTTAAAACACTTAACCAAGATTAG